One Sphingobacteruim zhuxiongii DNA window includes the following coding sequences:
- a CDS encoding isoprenyl transferase, with the protein MDYKENIDKTNLPKHIAIIMDGNGRWAKEKGELRVFGHRNGVTAVREALEAAVEIGVSYLTLYAFSTENWNRPQFEVDALMELLVDSLNKELPTFQKNNIRVNTIGRTADLPPHCQVTLQSTIDQTKDNTGCTLTLALSYGSRQEILDATKSIARKLQSGELKEEDINEEVFSNNLYTKALPDPEMMIRTSGEQRISNYMLWQLAYTELFFLPIMWPEFSREHLFECIYLYQNRERRFGKTSEQL; encoded by the coding sequence ATGGACTATAAAGAGAATATAGACAAAACTAATCTTCCCAAGCATATTGCCATCATCATGGATGGGAATGGCCGCTGGGCAAAAGAAAAAGGTGAGCTGCGTGTCTTTGGGCACAGAAATGGTGTAACCGCTGTTCGCGAAGCCCTAGAAGCCGCCGTTGAAATCGGTGTCTCTTACCTAACCCTTTATGCCTTTTCAACCGAAAACTGGAATCGCCCCCAATTTGAAGTCGATGCACTAATGGAATTATTAGTAGACTCCTTAAATAAAGAACTTCCAACCTTTCAAAAAAACAATATCCGTGTGAATACGATTGGACGCACTGCAGATCTACCCCCGCATTGTCAGGTAACCCTTCAGAGCACAATCGACCAAACCAAAGATAATACAGGATGTACCCTTACCCTAGCGCTAAGTTATGGCTCTAGACAAGAAATTCTTGATGCTACAAAAAGCATCGCGAGGAAGCTTCAATCTGGAGAATTAAAAGAGGAAGATATTAATGAAGAAGTCTTCAGTAATAATCTATATACGAAAGCTCTTCCAGACCCTGAAATGATGATTCGAACAAGCGGTGAGCAACGTATCAGCAACTATATGTTATGGCAACTGGCTTACACAGAATTATTCTTCCTACCGATCATGTGGCCAGAATTTTCTAGAGAACATCTATTCGAATGTATCTATTTGTATCAAAACCGAGAAAGAAGATTCGGGAAAACTAGTGAACAATTATAA
- a CDS encoding NAD kinase encodes MKELSIAVYGREFNQSVIGYVVELFTYLRERNVQVYIYQDFHAFLKKLCKVDFKFKKFKSHKDLPKDISFMLSLGGDGTMLSAATLIADSGIPIAGINFGRLGFLANISKNKIEEALDQILNNEYTVQPRALLQVESSDGTLKAGISNALNDITVFRYDSSAMITVHAVLNGELLNSYWSDGLIIATPTGSTAYSLSCGGPIIMPGSGNFVITPVSPHNLNVRPIVVSENMELRLDIESRTEKYIVSCDSKSYTLSTKTSLLITKAPYPVNLIRLKEDQYFGILREKLLWGIDVRNY; translated from the coding sequence ATGAAGGAACTGTCGATAGCGGTATATGGACGTGAGTTCAATCAATCTGTCATTGGATATGTTGTTGAGCTTTTTACTTATTTACGCGAAAGGAATGTTCAAGTTTATATCTACCAAGACTTCCACGCTTTCCTAAAAAAGCTTTGTAAAGTAGATTTCAAATTTAAAAAGTTCAAATCTCATAAAGACCTGCCGAAGGATATATCCTTTATGTTGAGTCTTGGTGGCGATGGCACTATGCTTTCCGCTGCAACCTTAATTGCAGATTCGGGTATCCCAATTGCTGGAATTAACTTCGGTCGTCTAGGATTTCTAGCAAATATTTCTAAAAACAAAATTGAAGAAGCGCTAGACCAAATCCTTAACAATGAATACACCGTCCAACCTAGAGCCTTGTTACAAGTGGAAAGTTCAGACGGCACATTGAAAGCGGGAATCTCTAATGCCTTAAATGATATTACCGTTTTCCGTTATGATTCCTCTGCGATGATTACCGTGCATGCGGTCCTCAATGGCGAACTATTAAACAGTTACTGGTCAGATGGGCTTATCATTGCGACCCCGACTGGATCTACAGCCTACTCATTGAGTTGTGGCGGCCCAATTATTATGCCTGGAAGTGGAAACTTTGTCATTACGCCAGTGTCTCCACATAACCTTAATGTACGTCCTATCGTGGTTTCGGAAAACATGGAATTGCGATTAGATATTGAAAGCCGTACGGAAAAATATATCGTCAGTTGTGATTCAAAAAGTTATACCCTGTCTACTAAAACAAGTCTATTAATTACGAAAGCACCCTATCCAGTAAACCTGATTCGTTTAAAAGAAGATCAGTATTTTGGGATATTACGTGAAAAACTACTTTGGGGTATCGATGTTCGAAATTATTAA
- a CDS encoding CBS domain-containing protein, with amino-acid sequence MFIGEIITSLYTELRPSDTVEYALNKVNELHFHQLPVVKNKEYLGLLTEEDLLSVEDESDLISEVKITLPFIYLYDYQHIYDALQYLETYQYDILPILNKQNQYVGCVTQQDLLRAVNQTISNQEKGAIIVLEMEDRDNSLTHVAHIIESENTKILSTGIRAIEESTKVELTIKVNKNNISSVLASLWRHDYVVKASFNDGTDQNDIQERYNLLMNYLNI; translated from the coding sequence ATGTTTATTGGCGAAATCATAACATCACTTTATACTGAACTCAGGCCGTCCGACACGGTGGAATATGCCTTAAATAAGGTTAATGAATTGCATTTTCATCAATTACCTGTCGTTAAAAACAAGGAATACCTAGGGCTTCTGACGGAAGAAGATTTACTTTCTGTCGAAGATGAAAGCGACCTAATCTCTGAAGTAAAAATCACTTTACCATTCATCTACCTTTACGATTATCAACACATTTACGATGCTCTTCAATATTTGGAGACCTACCAATACGATATCCTACCTATCCTAAACAAGCAGAATCAATATGTAGGCTGTGTGACTCAGCAAGATTTACTACGCGCTGTAAACCAAACGATATCGAATCAAGAAAAAGGAGCCATTATTGTTTTGGAAATGGAAGATCGTGATAATTCCCTAACGCATGTCGCTCATATCATTGAGTCAGAGAATACGAAAATCTTGAGCACGGGTATACGCGCTATCGAAGAAAGCACGAAGGTGGAGTTAACGATTAAAGTGAATAAAAACAATATCTCTTCTGTTTTAGCATCCCTTTGGCGCCATGACTATGTTGTGAAAGCTTCATTCAATGACGGCACAGATCAGAATGATATCCAAGAGCGATATAACCTTTTAATGAACTATTTGAACATATAA
- a CDS encoding 1-acyl-sn-glycerol-3-phosphate acyltransferase: MDLLEKEKFIKVREVIHKKSPTLAKWIPKPLISYLERIIHEDDINYIMTTYHDDIGLDFVDSLLKELDVKVHLEGIENIPLEDSVIFASNHPLGGLDGIAFMQAIGNYRKDVKFLVNDILMNIRNLEPLFVPVNKLGGQSKSGIAAIENAYASDHALLVFPAGLVSRKINGKIVDLEWKKSFISKAKKYQKDIVPVYIDGRNSNFFYNLARFRKSVGLKANIEMLYLPDELFSQRGKDITIKIGKRIPYSQFDNSKNERQWAAEVKEIVYAMARGKK; encoded by the coding sequence ATGGACTTACTAGAGAAAGAGAAGTTTATTAAAGTCAGGGAAGTCATTCATAAGAAAAGTCCAACATTAGCCAAATGGATCCCTAAGCCTTTGATAAGTTATTTGGAGCGTATAATCCATGAAGATGATATCAATTACATCATGACAACCTATCATGATGATATCGGACTAGATTTTGTTGATTCATTGTTGAAAGAATTAGATGTTAAAGTACATCTTGAAGGGATTGAAAATATTCCACTCGAAGACAGTGTAATTTTTGCTTCTAATCATCCGCTGGGTGGTCTTGACGGTATTGCTTTTATGCAAGCCATTGGAAACTACAGAAAAGATGTCAAATTTTTGGTGAATGACATTTTAATGAATATTCGGAACTTGGAGCCTCTTTTTGTACCGGTAAATAAATTGGGTGGTCAAAGTAAGTCTGGAATTGCGGCGATTGAAAATGCATACGCTTCGGATCACGCGCTTTTAGTATTTCCAGCGGGTCTGGTCTCCAGGAAGATAAATGGAAAAATTGTTGATTTGGAATGGAAGAAAAGCTTTATTTCTAAAGCTAAAAAATACCAAAAGGATATCGTTCCAGTATATATTGATGGACGTAATTCTAACTTTTTCTACAATTTGGCTCGATTTAGGAAGTCAGTAGGTTTAAAAGCTAACATTGAAATGTTATATTTACCAGATGAGTTGTTTTCGCAACGTGGAAAAGATATCACCATCAAAATAGGCAAGCGGATTCCATATTCGCAATTTGATAACAGTAAAAATGAACGCCAATGGGCCGCAGAAGTGAAAGAGATCGTATATGCGATGGCCAGAGGTAAAAAATAA
- a CDS encoding GNAT family N-acetyltransferase: protein MQEIIEPVDRALIKAELTKEAFVRYTNNGNNEVYLINYHNSPNIMREIGRLREVTFRGAGGGTGLPLDIDENDTCEHNYDQLIAWNPEDEEVIAGYRVIKCADAVDSNGEFHLSTAHYFEFSDTFVKDYLPHTVELGRSWVQPKYQPAIDNRKGIFSLDNLWDGLGAVVLMNPDVKYLFGKVTMYPHYNEEARDLLIFFMNHYFPDKDNLVKPVEDLYLGYKTDISKYEGIFDGLDYKAGYKVLNTKVRDLGENIPPLINTYMNLSPTMRVFGTARNNEFGEVEETGIMITLDDIYPAKKERHMNTFERDRVYGSRKVED, encoded by the coding sequence ATGCAAGAAATAATTGAACCAGTAGATAGAGCGTTGATCAAAGCTGAATTGACCAAAGAAGCTTTTGTGCGCTATACTAATAATGGGAATAATGAGGTTTACTTGATCAACTACCATAACTCACCAAACATTATGCGTGAGATAGGGAGATTGCGTGAAGTAACTTTCAGAGGTGCTGGAGGTGGTACAGGATTACCTTTGGATATTGATGAGAATGATACGTGTGAGCATAACTATGATCAACTAATTGCTTGGAACCCGGAAGATGAAGAGGTCATTGCCGGTTACCGTGTTATTAAATGTGCTGATGCTGTAGACAGCAATGGCGAATTTCATCTATCGACTGCACATTATTTTGAATTCTCGGATACATTTGTGAAAGACTATCTACCGCATACGGTAGAATTAGGTCGCTCATGGGTGCAACCCAAATATCAACCAGCAATCGACAATCGTAAGGGAATTTTTTCTTTGGATAACTTATGGGATGGATTAGGGGCTGTCGTGCTTATGAATCCTGACGTGAAATACCTTTTTGGTAAAGTTACGATGTACCCACATTACAATGAAGAAGCTCGTGATTTATTGATTTTCTTTATGAATCATTATTTCCCGGATAAAGATAACTTAGTGAAGCCTGTGGAGGATTTGTATCTAGGTTATAAAACGGATATTTCAAAATATGAAGGTATCTTCGATGGCTTAGATTATAAAGCAGGTTATAAGGTTTTGAATACCAAAGTGAGAGACCTAGGCGAGAATATCCCGCCGTTGATTAATACTTATATGAATTTATCTCCAACGATGCGTGTTTTTGGTACAGCTAGAAACAATGAATTTGGAGAGGTGGAAGAAACAGGTATCATGATCACTTTAGACGATATCTATCCAGCGAAAAAAGAAAGACATATGAATACTTTCGAACGAGATCGTGTATACGGAAGTCGAAAAGTCGAAGATTAA
- a CDS encoding GNAT family N-acetyltransferase: MNWVIKDFDALSAKELYQILQVRIEVFMLEQNCLYPECDNKDLQSKHLFLMEQDQCAAYARLLPPNLSYSNCTSIGRVVVNPKFRKQKLGQKLMKEAIQHQKKEYPNHVVRISAQQYLQDFYEKLGFIRESEIYLEDNIPHIEMALYS, translated from the coding sequence ATGAATTGGGTGATCAAGGATTTTGATGCGTTAAGCGCGAAAGAATTGTATCAAATTTTACAGGTCAGGATAGAAGTATTTATGCTTGAGCAAAACTGCCTCTATCCTGAATGTGATAATAAAGATCTCCAATCAAAGCATTTGTTCCTTATGGAACAAGATCAATGCGCCGCTTATGCGCGCCTTCTCCCACCAAACCTATCGTATTCGAATTGTACCTCCATTGGACGCGTTGTCGTCAATCCTAAATTCCGAAAACAAAAACTCGGACAGAAGTTAATGAAAGAAGCGATTCAACATCAGAAAAAAGAATACCCCAATCACGTTGTCCGAATTAGCGCACAGCAATATCTACAAGACTTTTACGAAAAATTAGGTTTCATCCGAGAAAGTGAGATCTATTTGGAAGACAATATACCACATATTGAAATGGCACTTTACTCATAG
- a CDS encoding GatB/YqeY domain-containing protein: protein MSLETQINQDIKAAMIAKDTAKLRGLRAIKAAILLAKTEKGGSEEMSEDTEIKVLQKLVKQRKESAEIYQQQNRNDLYQIEIEEQEVIEGYLPKQLDRTAIEEIIKGIIAETGASSVKEMGKVMGLANQKLAGQADGRTISEVVKSLLS from the coding sequence ATGTCATTAGAAACACAGATCAATCAAGATATTAAAGCGGCAATGATCGCTAAAGATACTGCAAAACTTAGAGGCTTACGTGCTATCAAAGCTGCTATCTTATTAGCTAAAACGGAGAAAGGCGGATCGGAAGAAATGAGCGAAGATACTGAAATCAAAGTATTGCAGAAATTAGTGAAGCAACGTAAAGAGTCAGCTGAAATTTATCAGCAACAAAATCGCAACGATCTATATCAAATTGAAATCGAAGAACAAGAGGTAATTGAAGGTTATCTTCCAAAACAATTAGACCGCACGGCAATTGAGGAAATTATTAAAGGTATTATCGCCGAAACTGGAGCATCTTCCGTTAAGGAAATGGGTAAAGTAATGGGATTGGCAAATCAAAAGCTTGCTGGACAAGCTGACGGGCGCACAATTTCTGAAGTTGTAAAGTCTTTATTAAGCTAA
- a CDS encoding SDR family oxidoreductase, producing MRTVLITGASSGIGAACALELAKDKNYRLLLCARRVERLEELKSKIKDLNPACEVHSFKLDVRNADEVETTLSNLPQEWKNIDVLINNAGLSQGLDPIQTGDIGDWDRMIDTNVKGLLYVTRFVVPMMEDSKQAHIINIGSIAGKEVYPNGNVYCATKHAVDALNKAMRIDLLAKGIKVTAINPGMVETEFSEVRFHGDSNRAKSVYEGVTPLSGQDIAEIIVFALNRPAHVNINDLLVMPTVQATGTIVNRSNSK from the coding sequence ATGAGAACTGTATTAATCACAGGGGCCAGCTCCGGAATTGGTGCAGCATGTGCTTTAGAGTTGGCAAAAGATAAAAACTACCGCCTATTGCTATGTGCACGACGAGTTGAACGATTAGAAGAGTTAAAAAGCAAGATTAAAGACCTTAATCCCGCCTGCGAAGTACACTCCTTCAAATTAGATGTTCGCAATGCTGACGAGGTAGAAACGACATTATCCAACCTTCCTCAGGAATGGAAAAACATAGATGTCCTCATTAATAATGCTGGATTAAGCCAAGGTCTCGATCCTATCCAGACTGGCGATATTGGTGATTGGGATCGTATGATTGATACCAATGTCAAAGGCTTACTTTACGTAACGCGATTTGTCGTTCCAATGATGGAAGATAGCAAACAAGCCCATATTATTAATATTGGATCGATAGCCGGAAAAGAAGTCTATCCAAATGGCAATGTGTACTGCGCAACAAAGCATGCTGTAGACGCGTTAAATAAAGCTATGCGTATCGACTTACTCGCAAAAGGAATCAAAGTCACTGCAATAAACCCTGGCATGGTAGAAACAGAATTCTCTGAAGTTAGATTTCATGGGGATAGCAACCGTGCAAAATCCGTTTATGAAGGTGTAACGCCACTAAGCGGCCAAGATATTGCTGAAATTATAGTTTTTGCATTGAATCGTCCAGCACATGTAAACATCAATGATTTGTTGGTGATGCCAACGGTACAAGCAACAGGAACAATAGTAAACAGATCAAATTCAAAATAA
- the ubiE gene encoding bifunctional demethylmenaquinone methyltransferase/2-methoxy-6-polyprenyl-1,4-benzoquinol methylase UbiE: MSNDASTVKPYNPEGGKKEQVADMFNNISKTYDLLNRFMTMGIDTIWRKKAIRTLKPLHPQLILDVATGTGDFALESIRILNPKKIIGVDISQGMLDVAAEKAKKKGLTDQFEVRLGDSESLPFDDNTFDAVTVAFGVRNFENLEQGLSDIRRVLKPGGKAIILELSNPTAFPIKQLFRFYFHKVVPAMGKLISKDNRAYEYLPESVAKFPDGERFAAITDKVGFASCNVRPQTFGFCTIYECNK, translated from the coding sequence ATGTCAAACGATGCTTCTACTGTAAAACCGTATAACCCAGAAGGTGGTAAAAAAGAACAAGTTGCCGATATGTTTAACAACATTTCTAAGACTTATGATCTATTAAATCGCTTTATGACGATGGGTATTGATACGATCTGGCGAAAAAAAGCGATTAGAACATTAAAGCCACTTCATCCTCAACTTATTCTTGATGTTGCGACAGGCACTGGTGATTTTGCTTTAGAATCGATTCGCATTCTAAATCCAAAAAAAATCATTGGTGTAGACATTTCGCAGGGGATGTTAGATGTTGCGGCAGAGAAAGCAAAGAAAAAAGGCTTAACAGATCAATTTGAGGTACGATTAGGCGATTCGGAGAGTCTTCCCTTCGACGATAATACTTTCGACGCTGTCACTGTTGCATTCGGTGTCCGCAATTTTGAAAATTTAGAGCAAGGCCTTTCTGACATTCGCAGAGTATTGAAACCAGGAGGTAAAGCGATCATTCTTGAATTATCGAACCCAACCGCTTTCCCGATTAAGCAGCTTTTCCGTTTTTACTTCCATAAAGTTGTTCCAGCAATGGGGAAATTGATTTCCAAAGATAATCGTGCATATGAATATCTTCCAGAGTCGGTTGCAAAATTCCCTGACGGTGAACGTTTTGCTGCAATCACCGATAAAGTGGGATTCGCATCCTGCAATGTTCGCCCACAAACCTTTGGTTTCTGTACGATTTATGAATGCAATAAATAG
- the dnaB gene encoding replicative DNA helicase, whose protein sequence is MSVENENSNSMSSHASRANFNKKRTSLNNLVSGMGKLPPQAVDLEEAVLGALMLEKNALSEVIDILKPESFYKESHEKIFQAIYNLFQKTSPIDILTVVAELRQMGALEMVGGAYYITQLTDRVVSAANIEFHARIISQKYIQRELIKVSTEIINSSYDETSDIFDLLDHAEKSLFDIAQNNLRRDSRKMDDIMREAISSLELLRDRTDGLTGIPSGLTALDRMTSGWQPSDLVIIAARPAMGKTAFVLSVARNAAVDHSRPVAVFSLEMSSVQLVNRLIAGETEIEQEKLKKGNLADHEWQQLHSRIGRLTEAPLIIDDTPALNVFEFRAKCRRLKAQYDIQMVIVDYLQLMHGKSEGKGGGNREQEIGSISRALKSVAKELNIPVLALSQLSRAVESRPGNSKRPMLSDLRESGSIEQDADMVLFLYRPEYYGITEDEEGRPTAGVGEVIIAKHRNGETGIVPLKFVGKYVKFVDLEDDFSGMPSDSGSFNDLPSGFGSAMAPSNNFDSFGGGITMPSRMNDMPDDAPF, encoded by the coding sequence ATGTCCGTAGAAAACGAAAATTCAAACAGTATGTCTAGCCACGCTAGCCGTGCAAACTTTAACAAAAAGCGAACTAGCCTAAACAACTTAGTTAGTGGAATGGGGAAACTTCCTCCACAAGCAGTTGACTTAGAAGAGGCTGTATTGGGTGCGCTAATGTTGGAGAAAAATGCACTAAGTGAGGTGATTGATATCCTGAAACCAGAATCGTTCTACAAGGAGTCTCATGAAAAAATATTTCAAGCGATTTACAACTTATTCCAGAAGACTTCGCCCATAGATATTTTAACGGTTGTTGCAGAATTGCGACAAATGGGCGCGCTCGAGATGGTTGGCGGTGCATATTATATTACGCAATTAACGGATAGAGTAGTTTCTGCTGCGAATATTGAGTTCCATGCGCGTATCATATCTCAGAAATATATTCAACGTGAATTAATCAAAGTGTCAACGGAGATTATTAATTCTTCCTACGACGAGACAAGTGATATTTTCGACTTGCTTGATCATGCTGAGAAATCACTTTTTGATATTGCGCAAAATAACTTACGTCGTGACTCTCGAAAGATGGATGATATTATGCGTGAAGCAATATCATCTTTGGAATTACTACGGGATCGTACAGATGGTTTAACAGGTATTCCTTCTGGATTAACGGCCTTAGATCGTATGACTTCGGGTTGGCAACCATCAGACTTGGTAATCATTGCTGCTCGTCCTGCGATGGGTAAAACCGCTTTCGTATTGTCTGTCGCTCGTAATGCGGCAGTTGATCATTCGCGTCCTGTTGCGGTCTTTTCACTAGAGATGTCGTCTGTTCAGTTGGTTAACCGTCTAATTGCCGGGGAAACGGAGATTGAGCAAGAAAAATTGAAAAAAGGAAATCTAGCCGATCATGAGTGGCAACAATTGCACTCGAGGATTGGTAGATTAACAGAAGCGCCTTTAATTATTGATGATACACCAGCATTAAATGTATTTGAATTTCGTGCAAAGTGTCGTCGTCTAAAAGCGCAATATGATATTCAGATGGTTATCGTCGATTATCTTCAGTTAATGCACGGGAAGAGTGAGGGTAAAGGTGGCGGAAACCGTGAACAAGAAATTGGTAGTATTTCACGTGCCTTGAAGTCTGTGGCAAAAGAATTGAATATCCCAGTATTGGCTCTATCACAATTAAGTCGTGCTGTGGAGTCGCGTCCAGGTAACTCTAAGCGTCCAATGCTTTCCGATTTACGTGAATCTGGATCTATTGAGCAGGATGCCGATATGGTACTGTTCCTATATCGTCCAGAATATTACGGTATCACGGAAGATGAAGAAGGTCGTCCAACGGCTGGTGTCGGTGAGGTAATCATCGCGAAACACCGTAACGGTGAAACAGGGATTGTACCGTTGAAATTCGTTGGTAAATATGTGAAATTCGTCGATTTAGAGGATGACTTTTCAGGTATGCCAAGTGATAGTGGAAGTTTCAATGATTTACCAAGTGGGTTTGGTTCAGCTATGGCACCATCCAACAATTTCGATAGCTTCGGCGGAGGAATTACAATGCCATCAAGAATGAACGATATGCCTGACGATGCACCATTTTAA
- a CDS encoding ATP-dependent helicase: MDFLAGLNPSQRAAVEQTEGPVMIVAGAGSGKTRVITYRVAHLIRKGVDPFNILVLTFTNKAAKEMRERIMKVVGSEAKNIWMGTFHSVFARILRVEAELIGYPRNFTIYDTDDTKSLLRSILKEMNLDDKLYNVNHVYGRISSAKNNLISPQEYNKNEAIMAEDVANGRGQLGQIYMTYAQRCYRAGAMDFDDLLFKTNVLLNKYPDVLHKYQHQFKYLMVDEYQDTNFSQYLIVKRLAAVNENICVVGDDAQSIYAFRGANIQNILNFQKDYPDVKVFKLEQNYRSTQMIVNAANSIIANNKNQLEKNVFSDNEEGEKIKVTRAFSDNEEGKIVAENISQEKALKGLKYKDFSILYRTNAQSRSLEEALRKLGIPYKLYGGTSFYQRKEIKDLIAYFRLTFNPNDEEALKRVINYPRRGIGDTTVERIMVMADQQQIRLWDVVANAQMFLDGRSAGSVGNFGLMIQSFQALSKTNSAFETAMHIAQHSGILKELYEDKSVEGLSRYENIQELLNGIKEFSEREDLEEKGLDIFMQDIALLTNDDNDKDPNADTVSLMTIHASKGLEFPVVFIVGLEENLFPSQLSLNSRTELEEERRLFYVAVTRAEKKLFLSYATSRYRWGTLNNCEPSRFLDELNPACLDLDFKPRSGGSGGTDDFSSERVTWQRKEANTTGDVFSKPKPKVIKTTSILPKAHVPTAGFAPSDTSRLQVGMEVEHERFGFGKVINLEGNKPDIKATIFFKELGQKQLLLKFAKLRIIE, translated from the coding sequence TTGGATTTTTTAGCAGGATTAAATCCCTCACAGCGGGCTGCCGTAGAACAAACAGAAGGACCAGTAATGATTGTTGCTGGTGCAGGATCAGGGAAAACACGTGTAATTACTTATAGAGTTGCGCACCTTATTCGAAAAGGTGTAGACCCTTTCAATATATTGGTGCTGACATTTACGAATAAGGCGGCAAAAGAGATGCGCGAGCGTATCATGAAGGTCGTAGGTTCAGAAGCAAAGAATATTTGGATGGGAACTTTTCACTCGGTCTTCGCGCGCATTCTTCGCGTGGAAGCTGAGTTAATAGGATATCCGCGCAATTTTACGATTTATGATACTGACGATACAAAAAGTTTATTGCGTTCTATTCTAAAAGAAATGAACTTGGACGATAAGCTTTATAACGTTAATCATGTGTATGGACGGATTTCTTCGGCGAAGAATAATTTGATATCGCCCCAGGAATACAATAAGAATGAAGCCATCATGGCAGAGGATGTCGCTAATGGCCGAGGTCAACTAGGACAAATCTATATGACTTATGCACAGCGCTGTTATCGTGCTGGAGCGATGGATTTCGATGATTTGTTATTCAAGACAAATGTTTTGTTAAACAAGTATCCGGATGTTTTGCATAAATATCAACACCAGTTTAAGTATCTGATGGTTGATGAGTATCAGGATACCAACTTCTCTCAATATCTTATTGTGAAGCGTTTAGCAGCTGTTAATGAAAACATATGTGTGGTAGGTGATGACGCGCAGAGTATCTATGCTTTCCGCGGTGCAAACATTCAGAATATCTTGAACTTTCAAAAGGATTATCCGGATGTTAAAGTCTTCAAGTTGGAGCAAAATTATCGCTCGACACAGATGATCGTTAATGCGGCGAACAGTATTATTGCAAATAATAAAAATCAATTAGAGAAAAATGTCTTTTCAGATAATGAAGAGGGTGAGAAAATTAAAGTAACGCGCGCTTTCTCAGATAACGAAGAAGGTAAGATTGTTGCTGAAAATATTTCACAAGAGAAGGCTCTAAAAGGATTAAAATATAAAGATTTTTCCATTCTTTACCGTACAAATGCACAATCGAGATCGCTCGAAGAAGCATTACGTAAATTAGGAATTCCATATAAACTTTACGGAGGTACGTCATTCTATCAACGTAAAGAAATCAAAGATTTAATTGCTTACTTCCGATTAACGTTTAATCCCAATGATGAGGAAGCGTTGAAGCGAGTAATTAATTATCCGAGAAGAGGCATTGGCGACACCACCGTTGAGCGTATTATGGTGATGGCTGATCAGCAACAAATTCGACTTTGGGATGTTGTCGCAAATGCGCAGATGTTTCTAGATGGACGCAGTGCAGGTTCTGTTGGTAATTTCGGCCTGATGATACAAAGCTTTCAAGCCTTATCTAAGACGAATTCGGCATTTGAAACAGCAATGCATATTGCTCAACATTCAGGCATTTTAAAAGAATTGTATGAGGATAAATCCGTCGAAGGGCTAAGTCGTTACGAGAATATTCAAGAACTCTTGAACGGTATCAAAGAGTTTTCAGAACGTGAAGATTTAGAAGAAAAAGGATTGGATATCTTTATGCAGGATATCGCACTGCTGACGAATGATGATAACGATAAGGACCCTAATGCGGATACAGTATCTTTAATGACAATACATGCTTCAAAAGGATTGGAGTTCCCCGTTGTATTTATTGTTGGTTTGGAAGAAAATCTATTTCCGTCGCAATTGTCTTTAAATTCGCGTACTGAATTAGAGGAAGAACGTCGATTATTCTATGTTGCTGTTACACGAGCAGAGAAAAAGCTATTTCTTTCTTACGCAACTTCGCGTTATCGATGGGGTACATTGAACAATTGTGAACCTAGTCGTTTCTTAGACGAGTTGAATCCAGCATGTTTAGATCTTGACTTTAAACCGAGATCCGGTGGCAGTGGAGGAACAGATGACTTCTCGTCTGAAAGAGTTACATGGCAACGCAAGGAAGCAAATACTACTGGCGATGTTTTCTCTAAGCCTAAACCTAAGGTGATCAAAACGACGTCGATTCTTCCGAAAGCACACGTGCCGACAGCAGGGTTTGCGCCTTCAGATACCTCACGTTTACAAGTAGGGATGGAAGTGGAGCATGAACGTTTCGGATTTGGGA